The genome window cagaaagggaacttttcTACATTTGGGTTTcccctaaataaataaataataaattatttattcattaattttatTGTTGGTCTGTATTAGAAATGGCTACTTAATTGATGACAAAtgtgacaaaaatataaaaaataagtagAAAACTAATTTAAAGAGGAATATAATTACTGTACATTAATTACTTTGCCCatgcagtatttaatcattaaatgaaatttatttgacatttactTGATTTCACCTATTAGATTGCAGTAAAAGACTATAGTaaaatttgtaactattttactaggTGGCTATACATATGAACTTGTAcgttgtgaattgtacaaaaatgtctgattactagaaaaaaagcaatactgaagcccgcCTCTAACCCTGCTCCTAAACCTAAAGTCACTGGCTTGAGAGCCAGtcatactaaaatgtacgaatgagatcatACGAATTCACacaaattagccaaaattagccacctcataaataGTTAAGCTTTTGCCATGGGACTTGGTTGTTTATGAAAGTTTATGAAAATGAAACCCAATTATTGgcatttatttaatcacataaAGTTATTTAAACTTCATTCAAACTAGTCTTTTCACAATTCATTCTGTCCTGGCAAATCTCCCGGCAAAATTAAAGTCTCCTGTTctgtttagaaaaaaaacaaattagcatcttatttcattatattattttgatttctttttttttaaattatatacttGATTCAATAGGTACAAGGTTTGCATGCCTTTTACTTTCcaataattaaaacaaacaaacatcattcattttcaacaGTATTTCATACAGTATTTGGTATAGTTCTCCTCACAACCATTTTACAAATTGTCTGTTCTACTTCGGCTGTGATTAAACTATACATTTTGGAATAGGTGTTGTATAGGTAGAAGAACAGACCAACAGAAAACGTAAATGCAACAAAGTATGATACAAACAGAACAATATACACACTTCAAAATAAGCCGCATTGAATGTAAATATATGTACTGTTTTTATCAGAGCTGTATAAATGACTGAATCAATAAATATAGAGCATATCATTATTGTTCCTACCCTacacataaacatcttacattaGTCTATTGATCCATTCACTTTAGTGAATGTTATCcagtttattttctattaagaaTACATCCTCCATGCTTTAAAAGGCACAAggaacaaaatacaatacagTGAGTTTGAATAACCTCAAGTTGGTCTAGAcctgtttttaaagatttttctaATGAAGTCTTTAATTTCAGCggtgtttaaaacataaatgatgGGATTTATCATTGGTGGAATAGCATATGAAAATGATGAGCTGATGACCCTGGCATTGGGAGAGAGAGTGGTTGTTGAAGCAAAaagataaatgcataaaattgGAAGAAAAAGAGATGCCACCAACAGCAGGTGTGTAACACAGGTCTTCAGAGCTTTTAAACGTCCTTCCCAAGTTGTGACTTTACTTAAGGCaaacaaaatacatatatatgaCAGCACTATAAGAATCAATGGTACTATAAGGTATAAACACATGTTAAATACTGCTAAAACAGCATTAACGGTTCTGTCATTGCATGACAACTTATACACAGGCCCATGATCACAAAAGAAACTTTGTACAACATTAGTTTTACAGAATGAAATGCGGTTGATCAACAACACTAACGTGCCTAccataaatgcattaaatgccCATATCGCTGAAAAAATGAAACACATGATGGTGTTAGTCACAATGGCATGATATCTGAGTGGTAAACAAATTGCAATGAAGCGATCGTATGCCAGAACAACAAGAGTGCTAGACTGCATCGTACtaaagaagaaaacaaaaaacatgtttgccaAACAAGCATTATAAGAGATGTACTGTGAGTCAAAAAGAAAAGTCTTCATCATGTTAGGAATCAATGCATTAGCTTCACCAAAGTCAGCCAAAGCCAAATTAAACACACCAATGTACTTTGGGCTGTGCAGACTCCGTTCAACAGCTACGAGGAGAAGCACTGCAGAATTCCCAATCACAGCAATGACGtaagtacaaaataaaaacatatagaAATAGCGGCTGTATTGGATACCTGTGAGTCCAGTGATGAAAAAATATTCAGGACGCACAATCGACATATTGAGGGAAACGCTGGTATTTATGGCATTCATGGTAACCTTGCGTTTGATGTTCTGCCCAAGCTGAAAATAGAAATGACAAGAATaagaaaactgagaaaaaacTACATCCTGGAAATGTAACTTTATAGAAATTTGCATACAAAACTGCATAAGGTTCTTCAAAGCTTCATGAGCTGCTTTAAATGACTCCGCTGTGCTTTATGTATTCTGTCATGCAGCAGTGATCATTGAATGTCATTTGAATCATACAAACATATATATCCTCTAATACATCTCTTGAGAGggcattcagaaaacacaatgaCGTATtgcaagttttttattttttttaaaaccacgTCATGGTGTAgtggacacctgtagggcgtcagactctcgtgcaaaattagactgatcgccgattcaaaccctgctctgagcagatttcagttggaatggctgcacATCAAAGTGACTTGTTTATTACCTGTGTCGCTTCAtgtatgtatgtctgtatttattaatttctttattcatgcactttattatatactttattaagtcatttctcatcgtccatagaaaaatacgctctgatgtaatacacgtaaggtggctgatgttattgatgtaaggagggatgagatatattttgatatatctcattcactgtaaagaagaacggtacagttttaataaaaatgcacagggaaatgacaaaattccactcggatcctaaattgctctcctgaaatcaaagtacatcccaatgaattaatgcagcctcttcatgaatcctctatataagcacatatgacatataagtcactgagatggtctctaaaatgtgtgccatgaataactgtattaatgaatgaatgaatgagttacaccacttgcgttttaaaagggggaggagatcgaaataaactccGGGTTTaacaaagaaaacctgctcccgaccaggttaggttcacagagtaagttactatggttactgactctgagtataagttacctctcctttagaaacgggcttgagttaccccgctttctcgggtttgacatacctcacattctgatacggaaaaaaaaaagagtttccctcatttcagggttaatttactcagagttttcattaaacctcctttctgaaacgggcccctggtaGCACTTtcgtaaatatacacaaaactgTACTTTAAAAACTAACCTAATCAGTGAAATTTTCACTGGAGTAAAAGGTGTGACAGGTCTCCCCTCTTCGCTCTGTATTAGAAATGGTTAAATTACATCTTGATTTTACAGGAAAAGAACTGCTGTAATTACCTTGGGagactttgttttgttttacgtCATGCTATTTTGAATGTTCATTGATCTATATAAAAAGTGGTAACCTGAACAAATCTTGGTTCCGTGTGAAAGGGGTACGCAAGCCCTCCTATTAACTTCTTTAACCATCTGGATTTGGATGCAGATTTTGATGGATTACAAtatcaaaaacatattttcctttGCATCCAAATTGTATAAGTGGTAATATTGTGTACATACAGAACTGTAATATTGTTCCAAGGACACATTGTGTCAATGGGAAATGTCAGCTTTATAAAGGATTTTGTTATTGCTGGGTTCCCTGGACTtcagtgtcatggctctgcttcatttagtcatgtttttcttggtcctgtagcagagccatgacaaagtctttggttatgtgtggagagaaacatattattgtccttttgacaataatatgcgttctctccagtgtctcgtcattggccccgcccctctcgtttcctgtattgtctccctgccgtgtcttatgtttcacacctgccctcgctcgttatccttcgtttgtctctcctatttaatgccctcatgtttctttgtcctgtgctggtgtgttgcatgtgtatgtgcctGTGAAGTGTTCCTCGTCGTTTGCTGTGCCTAGTTAGTGACCTTGTCTTGTTTGCTTTTTTGGTTTTCCTTTCCCTGCCCCTGGACGTTTGTATCGtgagtttgttttgttattttttctagttttgccccatcgtgggaagaCTTTTGTTTGTATCCTTGTTTTGTTTCCGTAtccgttttttccccattgtgggtgttttgttttgaattattaaagtcttgttttgcattaaccccttcactgcctgcctgcaattgggttctttccacgcCAGCCTTGACAGAATACACCAGCCACagctgaacccagcaggcagcaccaTGGACGTCCTCCGATCTCGCCAGGCTCACCTCCTTTGTAGCATCCATCAGGGTGAGGCTGACATGGTGGAGTACACCGAGAGGTTCCTGGAGGCTGCATAGGAGATGGCTTTTGGTGAGGCGGAGCTTACGGTGATTTTCAATGGTGGCCTAAATGATCCGATctcgcgggcggagatgaggatgctgagaccgctgcGCTTCGAGAACGTGGTTAGATATGCCATGAACCAGTCGGAGCCAGGGGTCTCAGTGCAGTCCAAGTCCCCGTTGGTCATGATCCCGGAGGATCGTGCCATGCAGATCGGAGTTGTGGGCATCACCGCACAGTCCGCCTCGCTCCCTGCAGTCTCTCCCCCACCAGTCAGCCTTCGAGGCAGGCGAAGAAGGAGGGAGTCCTGAAGTTCCTCATCAGAGGNNNNNNNNNNNNNNNNNNNNNNNNNNNNNNNNNNNNNNNNNNNNNNNNNNNNNNNNNNNNNNNNNNNNNNNNNNNNNNNNNNNNNNNNNNNNNNNNNNNNNNNNNNNNNNNNNNNNNNNNNNNNNNNNNNNNNNNNNNNNNNNNNNNNNNNNNNNNNNNNNNNNNNNNNNNNNNNNNNNNNNNNNNNNNNNNNNNNNNNNNNNNNNNNNNNNNNNNNNNNNNNNNNNNNNNNNNNNNNNNNNNNNNNNNNNNNNNNNNNNNNNNNNNNNNNNNNNNNNNNNNNNNNNNNNNNNNNNNNNNNNNNNNNNNNNNNNNNNNNNNNNNNNNNNNNNNNNNNNNNNNNNNNNNNNNNNNNNNNNNNNNNNNNNNNNNNNNNNNNNNNNNNNNNNNNNNNNNNNNNNNNNNNNNNNNNNNNNNNNNNNNNNNNNNNNNNNNNNNNNNNNNNNNNNNNNNNNNNNNNNNNNNNNNNNNNNNNNNNNNNNNNNNNNNNNNNNNNNNNNNNNNNNNNNNNNNNNNNNNNNNNNNNNNNNNNNNNNNNNNNNNNNNNNNNNNNNNNNNNNNNNNNNNNNNNNNNNNNNNNNNNNNNNNNNNNNNNNNNNNNNNNNNNNNNNNNNNNNNNNNNNNNNNNNNNNNNNNNNNNNNNNNNNNNNNNNNNNNNNNNNNNNNNNNNNNNNNNNNNNNNNNNNNNNNNNNNNNNNNNNNNNNNNNNNNNNNNNNNNNNNNNNNNNNNNNNNNNNNNNNNNNNNNNNNNNNNNNNNNNNNNNNNNNNNNNNNNNNNNNNNNNNNNNNNNNNNNNNNNNNNNNNNNNNNNNNNNNNNNNNNNNNNNNNNNNNNNNNNNNNNNNNNNNNNNNNNNNNNNNNNNNNNNNNNNNNNNNNNNNNNNNNNNNNNNNNNNNN of Triplophysa rosa linkage group LG14, Trosa_1v2, whole genome shotgun sequence contains these proteins:
- the LOC130564984 gene encoding olfactory receptor 1M1-like, whose product is MNAINTSVSLNMSIVRPEYFFITGLTGIQYSRYFYMFLFCTYVIAVIGNSAVLLLVAVERSLHSPKYIGVFNLALADFGEANALIPNMMKTFLFDSQYISYNACLANMFFVFFFSTMQSSTLVVLAYDRFIAICLPLRYHAIVTNTIMCFIFSAIWAFNAFMVGTLVLLINRISFCKTNVVQSFFCDHGPVYKLSCNDRTVNAVLAVFNMCLYLIVPLILIVLSYICILFALSKVTTWEGRLKALKTCVTHLLLVASLFLPILCIYLFASTTTLSPNARVISSSFSYAIPPMINPIIYVLNTAEIKDFIRKIFKNRSRPT